ctaagTGTTAGAAGACAAAATTAgacacgagagagagagagctgaaggCCTTCAAATAAACCTCCTAAACTTGATGTACATGATATAAATCCTCAGGAAAGCTTATGTTCATCTCATGTTTTGGAGCTATGTGTCCACTTTAACACTTTTTACATGGAGCCACTTAATAAAATTGGCCAAAGTATGAAAGTATGATGACAAAAGacctacatttatttattattattactatatatcCTGTATTGTTCAGTACTGAGCGTGAGCGTTTATGTAGTTCAAACAAATCCAACAGAGTGATACATCTTCTCTCTCTAGAGAATCACATCAGTTTTAGGAGTAACATTCACTTAAattatgacaataataataaaaatgtgtgcacagtCAAAAGGCTGCAGCTGTTATTTCAATGTGATGGATTCactttaaatgaatattttatcttctgctgcatgaaaaatgttaaatatcagTTTGGACTCAATATCAGCAGAtatctgaatttaaaatgtgtcagatgAGGCTTGATCAGGACTTCTTTAATGACAATAAACCAGCTGATTATACTGAGATTAATGTGGACTCTGAGCTGTGGAGGGTTTTTCTTACCATCCATAGCAGTGTCCCAGTAGCAGGAGTTAGCTGTGTGGAGGCCTGCACCAGTTTTCTGCATCACGGAACACGTCACTGTACGGAGAAACAGCCACAATAACCACttcaataattataatattaataatcaatGTTATTTATGCAGTGCATTCAAAATGAGGGCACTCAGAGACACATAACACAGATAATGGCGACTAGTGGAAGTTACATAACagcaacaagaacaacaacagagcAGCAGGCGTTAAAAGtaggaaataaatgtagttaaaaGTGTGATTCTACTCttattttgtatcattattattattattattcttatgaGACTCAGACTTACAGCATGTCTGCATAAAACCACTGAAGTATAAACTAAGATTCAGATGTAACGCATGTTTCACTTTGGAGAAATTTGAATCTATGGCAGGAAGATCAAACTCATCTTCAATCAAAGGGAACATAAGGACCAATCAGATCTGATGAGgaccggatcattaaaaagatggagggaaggaaggaaggaaataagaagggaaggaaggaaagaaaggtaggaaggacagacagaaggaagaaagggaggaagggaggaaggaaagagagaaggaaggaacgaacgaagaaaggaaaaaaggaagaaagggaggaaggaaaaaaggaaggtagggaggaaggacagatggaaggaagtagggaacgaagaaaggaaagaaggaagaaagggaggaaggaaaaaaggaaggtaggaatgacagatggaggaaggaaggaaagaaagaaggacagacggaagaaagggaggaaggacagatggaaggaaggaaaagaacacaggtagtaaagtgggccggattgcaCCCTTCGGCAGGCCGGTTGTGATAAAGTCGGATCAGTGCATCCTTCATTAGCTGCATTCATATTTCTCCTGCTGTCACTTATAAATGAGTTATGTGTTTGTCTTCTGACCTCTGGAAGCAGAACATGGAGCCTTATATCGCTTTGTGTCTCAGTGTCTTCATTCAAACACATACCGATGTACTTGTACGCTTTCCCCTGTTTGACCAGCAGAGTGAGGCAGCGCTCCACGATGCTGGCCGTCCATTTGTTCACCTGACCCTGGCTGTAGTCGTCTACTCCCACCACTCCTTCGatacactgagagagagaaagacacacataaatataaacacacacacacacacacacacacagtcagataaTAGCAGAGTGTTTCCAGTCATGTGGAAATCACCGGGTGTTGTTTCACTGGAGGCGACtcagatgaagagaaaacactGTTCAGCTTTTCACTAAAACCTCAGTTAAACATCAGAGTGAAGCACAAACATTAGAGAGTTTCTGTTTACTAAAAATCACACGTTAATGAACTCTTTTAGACGTGGACATGAGGTTTGTTTCTTATTGTACATGGCCAGTGTTTTAAGGCATGTGTTTCAAAATTCAACTTGTTTCATCTGCCATTATTGACATTAtagctttttattaaatcacCATCAACCTGAATCAATAGTGAAGCTCACAGCAGCACAGGAACTCTACTCAACAACCAAACATCTTATATACTGAATTAATGAACTAATTAATCATCGTTTGAATGAGATAATATGacaaattttaacattttacatctCTATAGAGCTGATTTACTAGTcgcagcttcttaaatgtggaggatttgatgtcattttaaactgGATATCTTTGAGGTTTGGACTCTTGTTGACTAACATAAACAATCTGAATAATATTAACTTGggtctttttcactgttttcagacATAATGACatgttagctgcagccctacaccattaaaattaaattaaattcattgttttgtctataaatgccagaaaacagtaaaaaatacgAT
The Scomber scombrus chromosome 24, fScoSco1.1, whole genome shotgun sequence genome window above contains:
- the LOC133976319 gene encoding dynein light chain Tctex-type 3-like — encoded protein: MTGMEEYNSSSESSFNSEEVDTIVKECIEGVVGVDDYSQGQVNKWTASIVERCLTLLVKQGKAYKYIVTCSVMQKTGAGLHTANSCYWDTAMDGSCTVRWENRTMYCVVSVFAVAVA